CTGCACCGCCTTGGCCATGGCCAGGTAGGTCTTGCCGGTACCGGCCGGGCCGATGCCGAAGACGATCGTGTTGTTATCGATCGCGTCCACATAGTTCTTCTGCCCGAGCGTCTTCGGGCGGATGCTCTTGCCCCGGCTGGTGAGAATGGCCTGACTGAGCAGGTCGGCCGGGCTGCCCGCGCCGCTCTCCAGGATGCGGGCGGATCGTGTCACGTCGGCCTGTTCGAGATCGCTGCCGTTCTGCACCATCAGGATCAACTCCTCGACCAGTCGTCTGGCCGCTTGTACCTGACGCGGGTCACCGCTCAGGGAGATCTCATTGCCTCGTACGAGAACCTGCACGAGGGGAAACTGGCGTTCGATCGTGGTCAGCAGGCGGTCCTGCGGACCCAGCAACCGCACCATGGCGACGCCGTCGACCTGCATCTCGACGCGATCCTCTGGGGGCGTCGACGGGCGGGTGTTGTCGCTATCGACCAAGTGAGCCTTCTTCGAGGGCGCCGCTCAGCACGTGCGCGTGGACATGGAACACGGTCTGACCGGATGACGGGCCCGTGTTGAAGATGAGGCGGAACTCGCCGTTGGCGTGTTCCTCGGCGATCTGCTGCGCCGTAGCCACGAGCTCGGCGAGCAACTGCGGGTCGCCCGCCGCGAGTTCCACCACGTTGGCGTAGTCCTCGGTTTTCGGCACCACGAGGATGTGGACCGGCGCCTTGGGGGCGATATCGCGGAACGCGATCATCCGGTCGGTCTCCAGCACGATGTCGGCTGGAATCTCGCGGTCAATGATGCGCGAGAAGATCGAAGTGCTCATGTGCCCATCTTAACCGGGTGGGGTTATCCCCCGCGGAAGTTTCGTGATGGCCCGGTCGAGCGGCGGGCGCGGCGCCAATACGGTTGAGACATGAGGAAAGCCGCGCTATCGACCTGGGTCTCGGCGATCGACCTGCTGCTCGACGCGATTCTCGGCGCAATCTGGCTGACGATCATGCTGACGCTGCTGATCACCGGGGTGTCCCTGCTGCCCGTGCTCGGCATCGGCATCCTGTTGATCTTCGCCGCCGCGCTGCTGACCCGGTTCACCGGCACCGTCGAACGGCTGCGCGCGAACGCGATCTACGGCCTCGATATCGCACCCGCACCGCGCAAGCCGTCGTCGATGACCGGCTGGCGGCGACCGTTCAGCCAGGCCGCGCTCGACCTCACCACGGTCAGCACCTGGCGCATCATGCTGCACCACCTGGTCAGCGCGGTGCTCGGCTATCTGGTCTTCATGCTGGCGGTGTGGGCGGTCGTCAACGCTGTGCTGCTCATCATCTACCCGTCCGAGGATCCGGCCGGCCTCACGCTGCTGGTCCCGGTGCTGCAGGACTGGCTCGGCGCCGCCGGACGACCCTGGGCGATCATCATCGGCGTCATCCTGATCGGCGCGGTGCCGCTGCTGATCTACTTCGCCGGGCACTTCGACCGGTCGATCCTCGCCCCCCTGCTCGGGCCGCCGGTGGTCGACGAACTGGAACAGCGCATCGAAACCCTGGCGGATGCCCGTCAGGGTGCGGTTGACGCCGCCACCTCGGAGCGCCTGCGGATTGAACGCGACCTGCACGACGGGGTGCAGCCCCGGCTGGTCTCCGTCGCGATGACCCTGGGGATGGCGCGAAACAAGTTCGAGAGCGACCCGGCCGCTGCCCTCGCCCTGGTGGAGCGGGCGCACGAGGACGCCAAGGACGCCATCACCGACCTGCGGCAACTCGCGCGCGGCATCCACCCTGCGGTGCTCACCGACCGCGGCCTGGATGCGTCGTTGTCAGCGCTCGCCTCCCGCTGTGTGGTGCCGACCAGCGTGTCGTTCCGACTGCCGTCACGGCCGCCGGCCGAGATTGAGGCGGTCATCTACTTCACCGTCGCCGAATCGCTCACCAATGTGGCGAAGCACTCGGGAGCCACGCTCTGCCACGTCGACGTGACCTACGAGAGCGGTCGGATCCTGGCCACGGTCACCGACAACGGCCGGGGTGGCGCCGCCATTCCGCCGGCCGGCGGCGGCCTGTCTGGCATGCGCGATCGGGTGCGGTCCGCCCGCGGCTCGCTGCGGGTCGACAGCCCGACCGGCGGCCCAACCATCGTCACTGTGGAGGTGCCATGCGTGTTGTAATCGCCGAGGACTCGGTTCTGCTTCGAGCCGGCCTTGAACTGCTGCTCACCGATGCCGGACATGAGGTGGTGGCCGCGGTGGACGAACCCAACGCCCTGCTCGCCGCCGTGAACGAACACGCGCCAGACCTGGCAATCGTTGACGTGCGGATGCCGCCGACGTTCACCGACGAGGGAGTGCGGGCCGCCGCGCTGATGCGTGCCCAGAACCCGGAGGTCAAGGTGCTGGTGCTCTCCCAGTACGTCGAGGAGCGCTACGCCAGCGAACTCATCGCCGGCGGCACCAGCGGTTTCGGCTACATGCTGAAGGACCGCGTCGCCGACGTCAACGAGTTCCTCTCCGCGGTTGACCGGGTCGGCTCCGGCGGCACGGCGCTCGACCCCGAAGTCGTCTCGCAGATCGTGATCCGCTCCCGCCGCACCGACGGCCTCGAGCGGCTCACCGAACGGGAGAACGCCGTGATGAAACTCGTCGCGGAAGGCCGCTCGAACCAGGCCATTGCCGCCGCACTGTTCATCGGCGAAGGATCAGTGGAAAAGCACATCACCGCCATCTTCAGCAAGCTCAACCTGCCCGCCGAGGACAGCGGAAACCGCCGCGTGCTCGCCGTGTTGCGCTACCTCGAGAGCGCCCGCTAGGCCGCCCGGCCGCACACCCTCACCTCCCCAAACAGGAAGAATCGCCATGTCTACCCAGGTACCAGCGCCCGTCCAGCCGACCCCGCGCAAGTCGCATGCGTTGCGCACGACGCTCATCGTGATCGGCTCGGTGCTGCTCCTGCTGCTGATCGCGTCCGTCATCGTGAACATCGTGACCGCGCTGACCCGCACCGACGCGTCCGGCACCTACGAGGTAGGTGAATCGTTCGAGTCGATCCGACTCGACGCGGACGCCAGCGATGTCGATGTCAGCTTCGCGGATGTCAATGAGCCGACCATCACGTTCGACCAAACCGACTCCAACCGGGCGGTCACCTTCGAGCAGGGCGTGCGCGGTGATGAACTGCGCATCGTGGCGAACAGCCGTGGCGGGTTCTTCCCGTTCGGTTTCTGGCCGTGGGGCGTCAGCGACTCGTCCACGATCGACCTGGTACTGCCGGAAGCCATGAACGATGGCTCGCTGTCGCTCGACCTGACGAGCGCCGCGGGGAACATGAGCGTTGACGGCGACTTCGCCGATGTGACCGTCTCACTCACCGCCGGCAACCTCGATCTCGTCGGATCCGCCGACGTCGCCACCCTGGAGTCGACCGCCGGCAACGTGCGTATCGATGACTTCACGGCCACCGAGCTGACCGTGGACTCCACGGCCGGCGATGTGAGGGTCGAGTTGACCGAGCTGCCCGATGAGCTGCGGTTCTCCTCGGTGGCCGGCAATCAGGAAGTCGTGCTTCCCGACGGCGAGTACCGGATCAACACCGACACCGTGGCCGGCAATGTGACCATCGACGTACCGAGCGACCCGAATGCGGAGCGGGTCTACCACTTCGAGTCGGTGGCGGGCGACATCCGAATCTTGAACCGGTAGCCCTACCAGCGCCCCAGCATGGCGCTCAGCACGGCGACCGCCGCGGGGCCGGCGGTCGACGTGCGCAACACGTGCTCGCCAAGGCGAACCACCGACGCCCCGCCGGCTCGCAGCAGGTCGAGTTCGGCGGGGGCGATCCCGCCCTCCGGACCCACCACGAGCAGCAGGTCGCGCTCGTCTGGCCCGCCGCCATCGCGGAACAGCTCGGTGAGCGCGATCTCCCCGGTCGGGTCGAGCACGATCAGCCGCTCGGGTCTGGCGGCGAGCTGCTTGGTGGAGTGCAGCTCGGTCACCTCGGGCAGCCAGGCGCGCATCGACTGTTTGGTCGCCTCCCGCACGA
This Salinibacterium sp. ZJ450 DNA region includes the following protein-coding sequences:
- a CDS encoding histidine triad nucleotide-binding protein, with translation MSTSIFSRIIDREIPADIVLETDRMIAFRDIAPKAPVHILVVPKTEDYANVVELAAGDPQLLAELVATAQQIAEEHANGEFRLIFNTGPSSGQTVFHVHAHVLSGALEEGSLGR
- a CDS encoding sensor histidine kinase, translating into MRKAALSTWVSAIDLLLDAILGAIWLTIMLTLLITGVSLLPVLGIGILLIFAAALLTRFTGTVERLRANAIYGLDIAPAPRKPSSMTGWRRPFSQAALDLTTVSTWRIMLHHLVSAVLGYLVFMLAVWAVVNAVLLIIYPSEDPAGLTLLVPVLQDWLGAAGRPWAIIIGVILIGAVPLLIYFAGHFDRSILAPLLGPPVVDELEQRIETLADARQGAVDAATSERLRIERDLHDGVQPRLVSVAMTLGMARNKFESDPAAALALVERAHEDAKDAITDLRQLARGIHPAVLTDRGLDASLSALASRCVVPTSVSFRLPSRPPAEIEAVIYFTVAESLTNVAKHSGATLCHVDVTYESGRILATVTDNGRGGAAIPPAGGGLSGMRDRVRSARGSLRVDSPTGGPTIVTVEVPCVL
- a CDS encoding response regulator transcription factor translates to MRVVIAEDSVLLRAGLELLLTDAGHEVVAAVDEPNALLAAVNEHAPDLAIVDVRMPPTFTDEGVRAAALMRAQNPEVKVLVLSQYVEERYASELIAGGTSGFGYMLKDRVADVNEFLSAVDRVGSGGTALDPEVVSQIVIRSRRTDGLERLTERENAVMKLVAEGRSNQAIAAALFIGEGSVEKHITAIFSKLNLPAEDSGNRRVLAVLRYLESAR
- a CDS encoding DUF4097 family beta strand repeat-containing protein translates to MSTQVPAPVQPTPRKSHALRTTLIVIGSVLLLLLIASVIVNIVTALTRTDASGTYEVGESFESIRLDADASDVDVSFADVNEPTITFDQTDSNRAVTFEQGVRGDELRIVANSRGGFFPFGFWPWGVSDSSTIDLVLPEAMNDGSLSLDLTSAAGNMSVDGDFADVTVSLTAGNLDLVGSADVATLESTAGNVRIDDFTATELTVDSTAGDVRVELTELPDELRFSSVAGNQEVVLPDGEYRINTDTVAGNVTIDVPSDPNAERVYHFESVAGDIRILNR